From a single Anaeromicrobium sediminis genomic region:
- a CDS encoding inositol monophosphatase family protein, with amino-acid sequence MKFYNELNIAKEAAKLAGVKLIELSKESCDVISSVDKDIKLKADKDSEQVTIDYLKKHSNYSILSEENGLYGNVDNNTPFWIVDPLDGTANYSKNIPISCVSIALWEKNNPILGVVYDFNRNELFYGIVGKGAWCNKQSISVSKITNSKHAILATGFPIFRDYSINSLKPFIEQIQEYKKIRMLGSAALSLAYVASGRIDIYTEEDIMLWDVAAGIALVKAAGGYIYMRNSNRHEWARKVVCASNRYLWKEGYKDD; translated from the coding sequence ATGAAATTTTATAATGAGTTAAATATTGCTAAAGAAGCTGCCAAACTTGCTGGAGTAAAATTGATTGAATTATCAAAGGAAAGTTGTGATGTAATAAGTTCAGTAGATAAGGATATTAAACTTAAGGCTGACAAGGATTCAGAACAAGTAACCATTGATTATTTGAAAAAACACAGTAATTATTCAATTTTATCTGAAGAAAATGGTCTTTATGGAAATGTTGATAATAATACTCCTTTTTGGATAGTAGACCCCCTTGATGGTACTGCTAATTATAGTAAAAACATTCCCATTTCTTGCGTATCAATAGCTTTATGGGAAAAGAATAATCCAATTCTAGGAGTTGTATATGATTTTAATAGAAATGAATTATTTTATGGAATAGTTGGAAAGGGTGCTTGGTGTAATAAACAAAGTATTTCAGTATCAAAGATTACCAATTCAAAGCATGCTATTTTAGCAACAGGTTTTCCAATTTTTAGAGACTATAGTATAAATTCTTTAAAACCATTCATTGAACAAATTCAAGAATATAAAAAAATTCGGATGTTAGGATCAGCAGCCCTTTCATTAGCCTATGTGGCTTCTGGTCGTATAGATATATATACAGAAGAAGATATAATGCTATGGGATGTAGCTGCTGGTATTGCTTTAGTAAAAGCCGCTGGAGGTTATATATATATGAGAAATTCAAATCGCCATGAGTGGGCTAGAAAGGTGGTTTGTGCTTCAAATAGATATCTATGGAAAGAAGGATATAAAGATGATTAG
- a CDS encoding NAD(P)-dependent oxidoreductase, with protein MNTRVAIGTSSFCTKDDTAMKILENAGIEVITNPYGRRLTEEEIMVHLQEVDGLIAGLEPLSKKVLSSASKLKAIARVGIGMDNVDLEAAGGLGIKVSNTPDGPTEAVAEMTIAALLALNRKIITANIDLHSGNWKKSMGIGLKDLKVLIIGYGRIGSRVSSLLRILGAQVMISDPYLNKSQLTDGEILVSLEEGLQKCQVISLHASGTDVILGCEEFSKIQDGIILLNSARGNLVEEQALIKALDNGKIKAAWFDVFWKEPYNGPLAKYEQVLLTPHISTYTRQCRKAMEVAAVNNLLRDLGL; from the coding sequence TTGAATACAAGGGTAGCCATAGGCACTTCTAGTTTTTGTACTAAAGACGATACAGCTATGAAAATTCTAGAGAATGCTGGTATTGAAGTTATAACAAACCCCTATGGACGTAGGTTAACAGAAGAAGAAATTATGGTCCATTTACAGGAAGTAGATGGTCTAATAGCTGGTTTAGAACCATTAAGTAAAAAGGTACTTTCATCAGCTTCTAAACTAAAAGCTATAGCTAGAGTTGGAATTGGAATGGATAATGTGGATTTGGAAGCTGCAGGAGGGCTTGGAATTAAAGTTTCAAATACTCCCGATGGACCTACTGAAGCAGTTGCTGAAATGACAATAGCTGCATTACTAGCTTTAAATAGAAAAATAATTACAGCTAATATAGATTTACATTCTGGTAACTGGAAAAAATCTATGGGAATCGGATTAAAAGATCTAAAAGTTCTTATTATCGGATATGGTCGTATTGGTAGTAGAGTATCTTCACTCCTTCGTATTTTAGGTGCACAAGTTATGATTTCAGATCCTTATTTAAATAAAAGCCAACTAACAGATGGTGAAATACTAGTATCATTAGAAGAAGGCTTACAAAAATGTCAAGTTATATCTCTTCATGCAAGTGGTACTGATGTAATATTAGGTTGTGAAGAATTTTCAAAAATTCAAGATGGTATTATACTTCTAAATTCTGCTCGCGGCAATTTAGTTGAAGAACAAGCATTAATTAAAGCATTAGACAATGGAAAAATAAAGGCTGCATGGTTTGATGTGTTTTGGAAAGAGCCTTATAATGGTCCACTTGCTAAATATGAACAAGTATTATTAACTCCCCATATATCAACCTACACTAGACAATGTAGAAAAGCCATGGAAGTTGCAGCAGTAAATAATTTGTTAAGAGATTTGGGGTTATAA
- a CDS encoding SIS domain-containing protein, whose product MYYKKYTNQLYSVLNNLIITDLQGRKLDLEKGFNQWCEITRFVRKFNKTFYLIGNGASAMMASHMAADVSKNGNIRSIAFNDPAMLTAISNDISYEQSFALPLKRFANSEDVLVTISSSGNSPNIIAAINKAREIGLKVITLSGMKPTNNSRKLGDLNFYIPAETYGLVEIAHQMLLHCWLDKYMEEM is encoded by the coding sequence ATGTACTATAAAAAATACACGAATCAATTGTATTCTGTTCTAAATAATCTTATTATTACAGATTTACAAGGAAGAAAATTAGATTTAGAAAAAGGTTTTAATCAATGGTGTGAAATTACGAGATTTGTTAGAAAGTTCAATAAAACTTTCTATCTTATTGGTAATGGTGCTAGTGCCATGATGGCAAGTCATATGGCAGCAGATGTAAGTAAAAACGGAAATATTCGCAGCATAGCTTTTAATGATCCAGCAATGTTAACTGCTATTAGTAATGATATTTCATATGAACAATCCTTCGCGTTACCCCTAAAGCGATTTGCCAATTCAGAAGATGTATTAGTAACTATAAGTAGTTCTGGTAATTCTCCAAACATAATTGCTGCAATTAATAAAGCCAGAGAAATTGGACTGAAAGTTATAACTTTATCAGGTATGAAACCTACAAACAATTCAAGAAAATTAGGTGATCTGAATTTTTATATTCCAGCTGAAACATATGGTTTAGTGGAAATAGCTCATCAAATGCTATTACATTGTTGGTTAGATAAGTATATGGAAGAAATGTAG
- a CDS encoding class I SAM-dependent methyltransferase: MNNNNLIGGISECTYDTYSNILLVRGWFLDTEQIEKIVICRDNNENELGNAEMNQPRPDVFEKYPEHNERNSGWIFKKKLKNDILDSTIIIKIIKRSKEIKNIIKKVSIGKINPQDNNEITKEIRKDKERDNNDSYERYAKQLFYRAIFKTGNPLNDVDLNKIQQDEELFIILLLLKDPDILIYLSQTYSIEEELLNYIIDMDIKTYKDILLQNRAPRFEKLSERIINRLKVFKRNHDDINYLCDANKIKKDAFFDIGCLFGFSMISAKAIGFKESHGCEMDELVYQRADRIMEISKKTQNGNLKNNITKYYKCDFLDLNLSNNHYNLITAIDVLEHTPNLEKTICKIRNILNTNGLCYIYQGNYKSLEFVLSEPHYRLPLLTILPKKLVIDILLRLGKISSADRYVVTKWPEYRELNQLFNKYNLSSSFTLDGVSYTGRKRTILENNVIKSYKLRILQEADRQIYPILDLKEKKEVENIINNYFNELDRALETKNRETMLMYLKRNWDIILKKK; the protein is encoded by the coding sequence TTGAATAATAATAATCTGATAGGTGGAATCAGTGAGTGTACTTATGATACTTATAGCAACATATTGTTAGTAAGAGGATGGTTTTTGGATACTGAACAGATAGAGAAAATAGTTATCTGTCGTGATAATAATGAAAATGAACTTGGAAATGCAGAAATGAATCAACCACGTCCAGATGTATTTGAAAAATATCCTGAACATAATGAAAGGAATAGTGGATGGATTTTTAAAAAGAAGTTAAAAAATGATATATTGGATAGCACTATAATTATCAAAATAATTAAGCGATCAAAAGAAATAAAAAATATTATAAAGAAAGTAAGTATTGGAAAAATAAATCCTCAGGATAATAACGAAATAACTAAAGAAATAAGAAAAGATAAGGAACGTGACAATAATGACTCATATGAGAGGTATGCCAAGCAATTATTCTATAGGGCTATTTTTAAAACAGGTAATCCATTAAATGATGTAGATTTAAATAAGATTCAACAAGATGAAGAACTTTTTATAATTCTTCTATTATTAAAAGACCCAGATATACTCATATATCTATCACAAACTTATAGTATAGAAGAAGAACTATTAAACTATATTATTGACATGGATATAAAAACATATAAAGATATTTTATTACAAAATCGTGCTCCCAGGTTTGAAAAATTAAGTGAAAGAATAATAAATAGGCTTAAAGTATTTAAGCGGAATCATGATGATATAAATTATTTATGTGATGCTAATAAAATTAAAAAAGATGCTTTTTTTGATATAGGTTGCCTATTTGGTTTTTCAATGATTTCTGCAAAGGCAATAGGATTTAAAGAATCACATGGATGTGAAATGGATGAATTGGTTTATCAGCGTGCAGATAGGATAATGGAAATTAGTAAAAAAACACAAAATGGTAATTTAAAAAATAACATTACTAAGTATTATAAATGTGATTTTCTAGACTTGAATTTAAGTAATAATCATTATAATTTAATTACTGCAATAGATGTTCTAGAACATACTCCAAATTTAGAAAAGACAATTTGTAAAATACGAAATATTCTTAATACGAATGGATTATGCTATATTTATCAAGGAAATTATAAATCACTTGAGTTTGTATTGAGTGAGCCACATTATAGGTTACCATTATTGACCATATTACCTAAAAAACTTGTCATTGACATACTGTTAAGATTGGGTAAAATCAGTTCTGCTGATAGGTATGTGGTTACTAAGTGGCCAGAATATAGAGAATTAAATCAACTTTTTAATAAGTATAATTTATCTTCAAGTTTCACATTAGATGGTGTTAGTTATACAGGAAGAAAGCGAACTATTTTGGAAAACAATGTGATAAAATCCTATAAGCTACGTATATTGCAAGAAGCAGACAGGCAAATATATCCTATCTTGGACTTGAAAGAAAAGAAAGAAGTTGAAAATATAATAAATAATTATTTTAATGAGTTAGACAGAGCACTTGAAACAAAAAATAGAGAAACTATGTTAATGTATTTAAAACGCAATTGGGATATAATATTGAAGAAAAAATAG
- a CDS encoding mannose-1-phosphate guanylyltransferase/mannose-6-phosphate isomerase, with the protein MINIILCGGSGTRLWPISRKLYPKQFCKFIDEESLFQKTLKRNAELCERNIVVTNSEQYFLALDQLEELNIKNSQFLLEPIGRNTAAAITLACFALKQDDIVLVTPSDHLIKNKKEYRRILEEAENLAREDKLVTFGIKPNYAETGFGYIEAHGNDVLSFKEKPDIETATLYLQKGNYYWNSGMFVFKVSVYLEELKTHAPTIFKTAQKAYSNAIKENPFRLRFEDMIEIPSKSIDYAVMEKSNKIKVVPCDIQWSDLGSFESLYENLYKDKDGNVISEKDITLNSKNNLILSRDRIVSTIDIEDLIIVDTPDALLISKKGNSHKVKEIIEKLEKKGVKVTNMHTITHRPWGLYTILEEGYRFKIKKIVVKPGAKLSLQKHYHRNEHWIVVNGTAKVIVGDKEFIVRDNEYVYIQKGEVHRLENPEKMNLEIIEIQVGDYLEEDDIVRIQDEYKRN; encoded by the coding sequence ATGATAAATATTATTCTTTGTGGAGGCAGTGGAACTAGATTGTGGCCAATATCTAGAAAATTGTATCCAAAACAATTTTGTAAATTCATTGATGAGGAGTCATTATTTCAAAAAACATTAAAGCGAAATGCAGAGCTTTGTGAAAGAAATATTGTAGTTACAAATAGTGAACAATATTTTTTAGCTCTAGACCAATTGGAAGAGTTGAATATTAAAAATAGTCAATTTTTATTGGAGCCCATAGGAAGAAATACGGCAGCTGCAATTACTTTGGCATGTTTTGCCTTAAAACAAGATGATATTGTTTTGGTAACTCCATCTGATCATTTAATAAAGAATAAAAAAGAATATAGAAGAATTTTAGAAGAAGCTGAAAACTTAGCTAGGGAGGACAAGTTAGTTACTTTTGGAATAAAACCTAATTATGCAGAGACGGGTTTTGGCTATATAGAGGCACATGGAAATGATGTGCTTTCATTTAAGGAGAAGCCTGATATTGAAACTGCTACCTTATATCTTCAAAAAGGAAATTATTATTGGAATAGTGGTATGTTTGTTTTTAAAGTAAGTGTATATTTAGAAGAGTTAAAAACACATGCTCCTACTATATTTAAAACAGCCCAAAAAGCTTATTCTAATGCAATAAAAGAAAATCCTTTTAGATTAAGATTTGAAGACATGATAGAAATTCCTTCAAAGAGTATAGATTATGCGGTTATGGAAAAAAGCAATAAAATTAAAGTTGTACCTTGTGATATTCAATGGTCAGATTTAGGTAGTTTTGAGTCACTTTATGAAAATTTATATAAAGATAAAGATGGAAATGTTATCTCAGAAAAGGATATCACATTGAATTCTAAAAACAATTTGATTTTATCGAGAGATAGAATTGTTTCAACTATAGATATTGAAGATTTAATAATAGTGGATACACCTGATGCCTTGTTAATTAGTAAAAAAGGGAATTCTCACAAAGTAAAAGAAATTATTGAAAAATTAGAAAAAAAAGGTGTGAAGGTTACTAATATGCATACAATTACCCACCGTCCTTGGGGTTTATATACTATATTAGAAGAAGGATATAGATTTAAAATAAAAAAAATTGTTGTTAAGCCAGGAGCAAAATTGTCTCTGCAAAAACATTATCATAGAAATGAACACTGGATTGTTGTAAATGGTACTGCTAAAGTTATTGTAGGAGATAAGGAATTTATTGTTAGGGATAATGAATATGTTTATATACAAAAGGGAGAAGTTCACAGATTGGAAAATCCTGAGAAAATGAATCTGGAAATTATAGAAATACAAGTTGGAGATTACTTAGAAGAAGATGATATAGTTCGAATTCAAGATGAATATAAAAGAAATTGA
- a CDS encoding CgeB family protein — protein MVKEKYLRKKIVIKIPVFNWSNAHLWGDYHFALAMKKQFERKNWKVLIQIYPEWNTRDDNGYDVAIVLRGIRKYSPNRKHFNIMWNISHPNDITIREYNEYDYVFVASNIWSNYISSLCDVKVEPMLQCTDPELFYPQKSLKYNHELLFVGNSRKVFRKIVKDVLATNNKLAIYGTCWDSFIDKKYFKGIYIENKELRKAYSSCKILFNDHWEDMKKKGFLSNRLFDGYASGAFIISDNVRGSQSVFGDALVTYETKEELGNLIEKYLKNESLRKEKARKGYENVIKKHTFEKRVERIIEVIEKNI, from the coding sequence ATGGTTAAAGAAAAATATCTTAGAAAAAAGATAGTTATAAAAATACCAGTATTTAATTGGTCCAATGCACACCTATGGGGCGATTATCACTTTGCTTTGGCCATGAAAAAACAATTTGAACGAAAAAACTGGAAAGTATTAATTCAGATTTACCCTGAATGGAATACAAGGGATGATAATGGTTATGATGTGGCTATTGTGCTAAGAGGTATACGTAAATACAGTCCTAATAGAAAGCACTTTAATATTATGTGGAATATATCACATCCAAATGATATAACTATTAGAGAATACAATGAATATGATTATGTATTTGTAGCTTCCAACATATGGTCAAATTATATATCCTCACTTTGTGATGTAAAAGTGGAACCTATGCTTCAATGCACAGATCCTGAACTTTTTTATCCCCAAAAAAGTTTAAAATATAATCATGAATTATTATTTGTAGGAAATTCAAGAAAGGTATTTCGTAAGATAGTAAAGGATGTTTTAGCAACCAATAATAAATTGGCTATATATGGGACTTGCTGGGATAGTTTTATAGATAAGAAATATTTTAAGGGAATATATATTGAAAATAAAGAACTTAGAAAGGCATATTCTTCATGTAAAATTTTATTTAATGATCACTGGGAAGATATGAAAAAAAAGGGTTTTTTATCAAACAGATTATTTGACGGATATGCATCTGGGGCTTTTATTATTTCAGATAATGTTAGAGGAAGTCAAAGTGTATTTGGAGATGCATTAGTGACTTATGAAACAAAAGAAGAACTAGGTAATTTAATTGAAAAATACTTGAAAAATGAGAGTTTAAGAAAAGAAAAAGCTCGTAAAGGATATGAAAATGTAATTAAAAAACATACTTTTGAAAAGAGAGTAGAGAGAATTATTGAAGTAATAGAAAAAAACATATAA
- a CDS encoding Cof-type HAD-IIB family hydrolase, which yields MNYKAVISDLDGTLLNSHHTISEYTKKIIKEVTNKGIKFFIATGRHHKDVEHIGRKLDLDTILISSNGSKVHDSNLEELFSHDIDENTVKDILKIEIDKEVHVNIYQGDSWFVERENEWIKEYHIESGFEYEVVNIKELKDYTASKIFFTCEDHNKLLKIKEELDEIFSENLNITFSTLTCLEVMACGVSKGMAIKKVLDKHSIKLEETIAFGDGLNDLEMLSSVGRGLVMGNALDKLKEALPENEVISTNNEDAVAVYLAENLLKNTQ from the coding sequence ATGAATTACAAAGCAGTTATTTCAGATTTAGATGGAACACTATTAAATAGTCATCATACAATCTCTGAATATACTAAGAAAATAATAAAAGAAGTTACTAATAAGGGCATAAAATTTTTCATTGCTACAGGAAGGCATCACAAGGATGTGGAGCATATTGGGAGAAAGCTTGATTTGGATACAATACTGATTAGTTCCAATGGATCAAAGGTACATGATTCTAACTTAGAAGAGTTGTTTTCCCATGACATAGATGAGAATACAGTAAAAGACATTTTAAAAATAGAAATAGATAAGGAAGTACACGTAAATATATATCAAGGAGATAGTTGGTTTGTTGAAAGGGAAAATGAATGGATAAAAGAATACCATATAGAATCAGGATTTGAATATGAGGTAGTTAACATAAAAGAGTTAAAGGACTACACCGCATCTAAAATATTTTTTACTTGCGAAGATCATAACAAATTATTAAAAATAAAAGAAGAGCTAGATGAAATCTTTAGTGAAAATTTAAATATAACCTTCTCCACATTAACATGCCTAGAAGTAATGGCTTGTGGAGTATCAAAGGGTATGGCCATAAAAAAGGTATTAGATAAACATTCTATTAAACTGGAAGAAACAATAGCATTTGGTGATGGTTTAAATGATTTAGAAATGTTAAGTTCCGTTGGACGAGGATTAGTTATGGGAAATGCACTGGATAAACTAAAGGAAGCTCTTCCAGAAAATGAAGTAATAAGTACAAATAATGAAGATGCAGTGGCAGTATATTTAGCAGAAAACCTATTAAAAAACACTCAATGA
- a CDS encoding peptidoglycan-binding domain-containing protein, which translates to MKKLLQTLVVGSIISSMTITSFGATYNFSKSVYKKGQRSQEVRVLQESLKNAGVFSANPTGYYGSITYNSVKSFQRKHGLTADGIVGKQTITKLNSLSLFNSKSAEIKTPQPNISRGTSSRSYGQKLDWWTQVKGPILNPGDTFTVRDLYTGKTFNLKYTVGTNHSDVEALTVADTNTIKSIWGGFSWARRPVLVYKNGKTIAASMNAMPHAGKDNQPAGKFIANRSGGFGYGANLDYVKNNGMDGVMCLHFYNSKTHGSKKLDSKHQSAVNKASGR; encoded by the coding sequence GTGAAGAAGTTATTACAGACTTTAGTTGTAGGAAGTATTATTTCCAGTATGACTATAACATCCTTTGGAGCTACATATAACTTTTCCAAAAGTGTGTATAAGAAGGGTCAAAGAAGCCAGGAAGTACGAGTATTACAAGAATCTTTAAAAAATGCAGGTGTATTTTCTGCAAATCCTACCGGTTACTACGGTAGCATAACTTATAATTCAGTGAAATCATTTCAACGTAAGCATGGCTTAACGGCTGATGGAATAGTAGGAAAACAAACTATTACTAAATTAAATAGCTTAAGCTTATTTAATAGTAAATCTGCTGAAATTAAAACACCTCAACCTAATATTTCAAGGGGAACATCTTCTAGAAGTTATGGTCAAAAACTTGATTGGTGGACTCAAGTAAAAGGACCTATCTTAAATCCTGGAGACACATTCACAGTAAGAGATCTTTATACGGGTAAAACCTTTAATTTAAAATATACTGTTGGAACTAATCATTCAGATGTGGAGGCTCTAACTGTTGCTGATACTAATACTATCAAATCTATTTGGGGTGGTTTTAGTTGGGCAAGAAGACCAGTTTTAGTATATAAAAATGGTAAGACAATAGCTGCATCTATGAATGCTATGCCTCACGCTGGTAAAGATAATCAACCAGCAGGAAAATTCATTGCCAATAGAAGTGGTGGTTTTGGATATGGTGCTAACTTAGATTATGTTAAAAATAATGGCATGGATGGAGTAATGTGTCTACATTTTTATAATAGTAAGACTCACGGATCTAAGAAGTTAGATTCAAAACATCAGTCTGCTGTTAATAAAGCATCAGGAAGATAA
- a CDS encoding PRD domain-containing protein, with protein sequence MRSEKKYKVMKALNNNVILAQELSEKKEMILIGKGIGYGKKESKIVSISDDQVEKRFFKFNSKTKEKYLQLLEELEGEVIGVCEEIISIAESRLGALDQYVHVVLTDHVGFAIERLKNGIEITNPFLYEIKSLYDEEFRIGKIGQKLIKDRMNIEIPDEEAGFIALHIHSAREKKNIKETVKNTRLISEIIEKIKVRLNVELKPDELAYHRLLNHVKASIKRLETNRCIENPLIDTIKKDMKGSFNIAKEIGMHIKKNKNMEVPEGELGYLSIHIERLKRVSKIT encoded by the coding sequence TTGAGGAGTGAAAAAAAATATAAGGTTATGAAGGCTCTAAATAATAATGTAATATTGGCACAAGAATTAAGTGAAAAAAAAGAAATGATATTAATAGGAAAAGGAATTGGATATGGAAAAAAAGAGAGTAAAATAGTTTCTATATCAGATGACCAAGTGGAAAAAAGATTTTTTAAATTCAACTCCAAAACAAAGGAAAAATATTTGCAATTATTAGAAGAATTAGAAGGTGAAGTAATAGGTGTATGTGAGGAGATAATATCCATTGCAGAATCCAGACTTGGGGCCTTAGATCAATATGTTCATGTAGTTCTTACAGATCATGTGGGCTTTGCTATTGAAAGGTTAAAAAATGGAATAGAAATAACAAATCCATTTTTATATGAAATAAAAAGCTTATATGATGAAGAGTTCAGAATAGGGAAAATTGGACAAAAACTAATCAAAGATAGGATGAATATTGAAATACCTGATGAAGAAGCAGGTTTTATAGCACTACACATTCATTCAGCTAGAGAAAAGAAAAATATTAAAGAGACTGTGAAAAATACAAGGTTGATTAGTGAAATAATAGAAAAGATAAAAGTTAGATTAAATGTGGAATTAAAACCAGATGAATTGGCTTATCATAGACTTTTAAATCATGTTAAGGCTTCTATTAAGAGGTTAGAAACTAATAGGTGTATAGAAAATCCCTTAATAGACACTATAAAAAAAGATATGAAAGGTTCCTTTAATATTGCAAAGGAAATAGGAATGCACATTAAAAAGAATAAAAATATGGAAGTACCAGAAGGAGAACTTGGATATTTGTCTATTCATATAGAACGGTTAAAGCGAGTTTCAAAAATAACTTAA